From one Butyricimonas faecihominis genomic stretch:
- a CDS encoding HisA/HisF-related TIM barrel protein: protein MKITVIPAIDVIGGKCVRLTRGNYDECKTYYNDPVEAARYFEDMGMRRLHLVDLDGARESRVINWRVLERICEATRLEVDFSGGVKSDEDICRVFDVGASFVCIGSMAQQNREKTREWLERYGTERVIVGADVRDGYVCIQGWKVETKTTIHELIETYLPGLKNVMCTDIARDGMLGGVSLELYRELVARYPDITLIASGGVGSLVDIQALEEVGVSAVIVGKAFYEKFKM, encoded by the coding sequence ATGAAGATAACGGTTATTCCGGCAATAGATGTTATAGGAGGAAAATGCGTGAGACTTACCCGGGGCAATTACGATGAGTGTAAGACGTATTATAATGATCCGGTGGAGGCTGCCCGATATTTCGAGGATATGGGAATGAGGCGTTTGCACCTTGTCGATTTGGATGGGGCTAGGGAGTCCCGGGTAATTAATTGGCGGGTTCTGGAACGAATTTGTGAGGCGACTCGTTTGGAGGTTGATTTTAGTGGGGGTGTCAAGAGTGACGAGGATATTTGTCGGGTGTTTGATGTGGGGGCCTCGTTTGTCTGTATCGGGAGTATGGCCCAGCAAAATAGAGAAAAGACACGGGAGTGGTTGGAAAGATACGGGACTGAACGGGTTATTGTCGGGGCAGATGTAAGAGACGGGTATGTGTGTATTCAGGGGTGGAAGGTGGAGACGAAGACGACGATACACGAGTTAATAGAAACTTATTTACCCGGGTTAAAGAATGTGATGTGTACGGATATTGCCCGGGATGGGATGTTGGGAGGAGTTTCTTTGGAGCTGTATCGGGAGCTGGTGGCTCGTTATCCGGATATTACGCTTATCGCATCCGGGGGAGTAGGTTCGTTAGTGGATATTCAGGCGCTGGAGGAGGTGGGTGTTTCTGCCGTGATCGTGGGGAAGGCTTTTTATGAAAAGTTTAAAATGTAG
- the hisH gene encoding imidazole glycerol phosphate synthase subunit HisH codes for MSKIVIIEYGAGNLFSVRVAIERLGYEVVCSADPRVVREADKVIFPGVGQAAAAMRQLKESGMDRVIPELKVPVLGICLGMQLMCAYSEEGETEGLGIFPMRVEEFGRCGKVPHMGWNEIRGLKSGLFDGVVEGEMVYFVHSYCVPVGEYSIATCDYQIAFSAAIRKGNFWGCQFHPEKSAGVGEKIIENFLKM; via the coding sequence ATGAGTAAAATAGTAATTATAGAGTACGGGGCGGGAAATTTGTTTTCGGTGAGGGTTGCGATAGAGAGGTTGGGGTATGAGGTGGTTTGTAGTGCTGATCCACGGGTGGTACGGGAGGCTGATAAGGTGATTTTTCCGGGTGTGGGGCAAGCTGCCGCGGCAATGAGACAATTGAAGGAAAGCGGGATGGATCGGGTGATTCCGGAATTGAAGGTTCCCGTGTTGGGGATATGTTTGGGGATGCAGTTGATGTGTGCCTATTCGGAAGAGGGAGAGACGGAGGGTTTGGGAATATTCCCGATGCGGGTGGAAGAATTCGGGAGATGTGGTAAGGTTCCTCATATGGGATGGAATGAGATTCGGGGGCTGAAATCCGGGTTGTTTGACGGGGTTGTCGAGGGGGAGATGGTGTATTTCGTACATTCGTATTGCGTGCCTGTTGGAGAGTATTCCATTGCCACGTGTGATTATCAGATAGCTTTTTCCGCGGCGATTCGGAAAGGGAATTTCTGGGGATGTCAGTTCCACCCGGAGAAATCGGCCGGGGTTGGGGAAAAGATAATTGAAAACTTTTTAAAAATGTAA